A DNA window from Kitasatospora atroaurantiaca contains the following coding sequences:
- a CDS encoding transglycosylase domain-containing protein: protein MTLVGLVTSALLGVGFFVLGIALVQVPDAHAVATAQSNTWLYQDGTLLARTGQTNRQNVGLDKVSPAAQHAALAAEDRNFYDEGAVNVKGLFRAALHTASGGGTQGGSTITQQYVKNTYLSQKQTVARKVKELFIAMKVDATESKDDVLAGYLNTSYYGRGAYGVQAAAQAYFGVDADRLDAAQGAYLAALLNAPSAYDVATATPKGKQNAVNRWNYVLDGMVQQNWLSAADRAAVTFPEVKQPESAPGLSGQAGYLVNAATEYLTSHGVISEAALAQGGYTVTLTVDAGREQNLKDAVQQQLTDNLKPESRKKDADAQAGAVSIDPKTGAVVALYGGGDATKHWIDNATRTDYQAGSTFKAIALAAALDTGARTQSGQRITAGTVYDGTSGRAVVGGSRGATPYAPPNEGGKDYGRVTLQQATDWSVNSVFAQLAQDTGLAKVRDTAVALGLPADTPGLAAHPSIPLGVATPSVLDMAGVYATLDNGGKQITPWLVKSLQHEGEKVALPAPESTQVISEKTAQTVTALLQGVVADPGGTGARAKALGRPVAGKTGTTDDSKSVWFVGYTPELVTAVAMFGQDPATGAQVTLDGTGGVAGAAGGRFPTQIWTAYMKAALAGQPVAEFDGVAADGSLLSDPTAAATPSEAASGSAGPSESPSATASSGTSRWNSDWASPGASPSSSRPGSWPSPSRSGSSAPSPTAGASGSPAAPAAPSGRADTGRTPATGR, encoded by the coding sequence ATGACGCTTGTGGGACTGGTCACGTCCGCGCTGCTCGGAGTCGGCTTCTTCGTACTCGGCATCGCCCTGGTGCAGGTCCCGGACGCGCATGCCGTCGCCACCGCGCAGAGCAACACCTGGCTCTACCAGGACGGCACCCTGCTCGCCCGTACCGGACAGACCAACCGCCAGAACGTCGGCCTCGACAAGGTCTCCCCCGCCGCCCAGCACGCCGCCCTCGCCGCCGAGGACCGGAACTTCTACGACGAGGGCGCGGTCAACGTGAAGGGCCTGTTCCGGGCAGCTCTGCACACCGCCTCGGGCGGGGGCACCCAGGGCGGATCCACCATCACCCAGCAGTACGTCAAGAACACCTATCTCAGCCAGAAGCAGACCGTCGCCCGCAAGGTGAAGGAACTGTTCATCGCCATGAAGGTGGACGCGACGGAGAGCAAGGACGACGTCCTGGCCGGGTATCTCAACACCTCCTACTACGGCCGGGGCGCCTACGGCGTCCAGGCGGCGGCCCAGGCCTACTTCGGCGTCGACGCGGACCGGCTGGACGCCGCCCAGGGCGCCTACCTGGCCGCGCTGCTCAATGCGCCCAGCGCGTACGACGTCGCGACCGCGACGCCCAAGGGCAAGCAGAACGCCGTGAACCGCTGGAACTACGTCCTGGACGGCATGGTCCAGCAGAACTGGCTGTCCGCCGCCGACCGGGCGGCCGTCACCTTCCCCGAGGTCAAGCAGCCCGAGAGCGCGCCGGGCCTCTCCGGGCAGGCCGGGTACCTGGTGAACGCCGCGACGGAGTACCTCACCTCGCACGGTGTGATCAGCGAGGCCGCACTCGCCCAGGGCGGGTACACCGTCACCCTCACGGTCGACGCGGGGCGCGAGCAGAACCTGAAGGACGCCGTGCAGCAGCAGCTCACCGACAACCTCAAGCCGGAGAGCCGGAAGAAGGACGCCGACGCCCAGGCCGGGGCGGTGTCGATCGACCCGAAGACCGGCGCGGTCGTCGCGCTGTACGGCGGTGGCGACGCGACAAAGCACTGGATCGACAACGCGACCCGCACGGACTACCAGGCCGGTTCGACGTTCAAGGCGATCGCGCTGGCCGCGGCCCTGGACACCGGCGCGCGGACCCAGTCCGGCCAGCGGATCACCGCCGGCACGGTGTACGACGGCACCAGCGGGCGGGCCGTCGTGGGCGGGAGCCGCGGCGCCACCCCGTACGCGCCGCCGAACGAGGGCGGCAAGGACTACGGGCGGGTGACCCTCCAGCAGGCCACCGACTGGTCGGTGAACTCGGTCTTCGCCCAGCTCGCCCAGGACACCGGCCTGGCCAAGGTCCGGGACACCGCCGTCGCGCTCGGCCTGCCCGCCGACACCCCCGGACTGGCCGCGCACCCCTCGATCCCGCTGGGCGTTGCCACTCCCAGCGTGCTGGACATGGCCGGGGTCTACGCCACGCTCGACAACGGCGGGAAGCAGATCACGCCGTGGCTGGTGAAGTCGCTGCAGCACGAGGGGGAGAAGGTGGCGCTTCCGGCACCGGAGTCCACCCAGGTGATCAGCGAGAAGACCGCGCAGACGGTGACCGCGCTGCTCCAGGGCGTCGTCGCCGACCCCGGCGGGACCGGAGCCCGTGCCAAGGCGCTCGGCCGCCCGGTGGCGGGCAAGACCGGGACGACCGACGACTCGAAGTCGGTCTGGTTCGTCGGGTACACGCCCGAGCTGGTGACGGCCGTGGCGATGTTCGGCCAGGACCCGGCGACGGGCGCCCAGGTCACGCTGGACGGGACCGGCGGCGTCGCCGGGGCGGCCGGCGGCCGGTTCCCGACGCAGATCTGGACCGCGTACATGAAGGCCGCGCTGGCGGGGCAGCCGGTCGCGGAGTTCGACGGGGTCGCGGCCGACGGTTCGCTGCTGTCCGACCCGACGGCGGCAGCGACGCCGTCGGAGGCGGCATCCGGGTCGGCCGGCCCCTCGGAGTCGCCGTCGGCCACCGCGTCATCCGGTACGTCTCGCTGGAACTCGGACTGGGCGTCGCCCGGCGCGTCGCCGTCCTCCTCCAGGCCGGGGTCCTGGCCGTCCCCGTCGCGTTCGGGGTCGTCGGCCCCCTCGCCGACCGCCGGCGCATCCGGATCACCCGCTGCTCCCGCAGCCCCGAGCGGACGCGCCGACACCGGGCGGACTCCGGCAACCGGGCGCTGA
- a CDS encoding EamA family transporter produces the protein MHSSKPLPRASARTLGLTLALVSAFAFGGSGTAAKPLIEAGLSPLHVVWLRVTGAALVLLPLAYRHRDAVRQRPGLLIGFGLLAVAGVQACYFAAISRIPVGVALLIEYLGPLLLLGYVKFVQRRPVSRAATIGAGVAVTGLACVVEVWHGLSFDALGVLFGLGAACCQVGYFVLADAGRQGDRPVDPMAVSAYGLLTGAVVLTAFTRPWNADWGLLGGQVSMNGVSVPALVPAAWMVLIATVLAYLTGVIAVQHLSPPVAGVVANLEAVVATVAAWFLLGEHLGTPQLLGGLLVLAGAFAAQTSKPAEPGAPAEPVSAGAVPGAEAELSGAAAAAGPGAGSGGPSDAAGCQVPAQPNQSR, from the coding sequence ATGCACAGCTCAAAGCCCCTCCCCCGGGCGTCGGCCAGGACGCTCGGCCTGACCCTGGCGCTGGTCTCCGCGTTCGCCTTCGGCGGCTCCGGTACCGCGGCGAAGCCACTCATCGAAGCGGGGCTCTCCCCGCTCCATGTCGTCTGGCTCCGGGTCACGGGCGCAGCGCTGGTACTGCTGCCGCTCGCCTACCGGCACCGGGACGCCGTCCGTCAGCGGCCCGGCCTGCTGATCGGCTTCGGCCTGCTGGCGGTGGCGGGTGTGCAGGCCTGCTACTTCGCCGCGATCTCCCGGATCCCGGTCGGAGTCGCGCTGCTGATCGAGTACCTCGGGCCGCTGCTGCTGCTCGGGTACGTGAAGTTCGTCCAACGGCGTCCCGTCTCGCGTGCGGCGACGATCGGGGCCGGGGTCGCGGTGACCGGGCTGGCCTGCGTCGTCGAGGTCTGGCACGGGCTGAGCTTCGACGCGCTCGGGGTGCTGTTCGGCCTCGGCGCGGCCTGCTGCCAGGTCGGCTACTTCGTGCTCGCCGACGCCGGCCGCCAGGGCGACAGGCCGGTGGACCCGATGGCGGTCAGCGCGTACGGGCTGTTGACCGGGGCCGTGGTGCTGACCGCGTTCACGCGCCCCTGGAACGCGGACTGGGGCCTGCTCGGCGGCCAGGTCAGCATGAACGGGGTCAGCGTGCCCGCCCTGGTGCCCGCCGCATGGATGGTGCTGATCGCGACCGTGCTGGCCTACCTGACCGGGGTCATCGCCGTGCAGCACCTCTCGCCGCCGGTGGCCGGGGTGGTGGCCAACCTGGAGGCCGTGGTCGCAACGGTGGCGGCGTGGTTCCTGCTCGGCGAGCACCTCGGCACGCCGCAGCTGTTGGGCGGGCTGTTGGTGCTGGCCGGAGCATTCGCGGCGCAGACCAGCAAGCCCGCCGAGCCGGGTGCGCCTGCCGAGCCGGTCTCAGCGGGCGCGGTGCCCGGGGCTGAGGCCGAGCTCTCGGGGGCGGCGGCTGCAGCGGGGCCAGGAGCGGGATCGGGCGGCCCGTCTGACGCGGCCGGGTGTCAGGTGCCGGCCCAGCCGAACCAGTCAAGGTGA
- a CDS encoding GOLPH3/VPS74 family protein — protein sequence MDVSDTLPIPEELLLLCADPVTGRLARPASFARVIAGGVLAELLLAGAITVDGRRISGYQPLGTTEPVAAGVLTRLAGAGKRSWRFRLASAITAVPRGSEHVFLDSLAARGLVTAEPRRLFGIFPYRRFTATGPGPTQAIASRLWASLHTAAFLAETRPAVERDRQLAALLGVVSLERRLFPGPEGKEVRHAVRALSRTLPIARAVRSVISSDSSSAGSSG from the coding sequence GTGGACGTGTCCGACACCCTCCCGATACCCGAGGAACTGCTGCTCCTGTGTGCCGATCCGGTCACCGGGCGGCTTGCGCGGCCCGCAAGCTTCGCCCGGGTGATTGCGGGCGGCGTGCTCGCCGAGTTGCTGCTGGCCGGCGCGATCACCGTCGACGGCAGGCGCATCAGCGGGTACCAGCCGCTGGGCACGACCGAACCGGTGGCAGCCGGCGTACTGACCAGACTGGCCGGTGCGGGGAAGCGAAGCTGGCGCTTCCGGCTGGCCTCGGCCATCACCGCGGTCCCGCGCGGGTCGGAGCACGTCTTCCTCGACTCGCTGGCGGCCCGGGGCCTGGTGACGGCCGAGCCGCGCAGGCTGTTCGGGATCTTCCCCTACCGGCGGTTCACGGCCACCGGGCCGGGGCCGACGCAGGCGATCGCGTCCCGTCTGTGGGCCTCGCTCCACACGGCCGCCTTCCTCGCCGAGACGCGGCCCGCGGTCGAGCGGGACCGGCAACTGGCCGCACTGCTGGGGGTCGTCTCGCTGGAGCGCCGGCTCTTCCCCGGGCCGGAAGGCAAGGAGGTACGGCACGCGGTACGGGCGCTCTCCCGCACGCTGCCGATCGCCCGGGCCGTCCGGAGTGTCATCTCCTCGGACTCCTCGTCCGCCGGGTCCTCGGGCTGA
- a CDS encoding phosphocholine-specific phospholipase C yields MSPISRRALLGSAVASGAALGVGALPGALQQALAAPAARGTLDDVEHVVVLMQENRSFDHYFGALSGVRGYGDTSRVRFPNGSDVLHQRMLGTVGGTTLLPWHLDTSTSDAQRIFDLDHSWSGTHSAWADGRYSNWIPAKTWWTMGYYRRQDIPFQYALADAFTVCDQYFCSTMASTDPNRLYLWSGTVDPHGLGGGPVTDNSRSGFTWTTYPERLQAAGISWKVYQQQDNYDDNALAWFKSFQSAPQDSPLYVNGMARRGADDFAQDVAAGRLPAVSWVVAPEAQSEHPNHPPAAGADFTSSYVLEALAAHPEVWAKTVVLLNYDENDGFFDHVVPPTAPEGTPDEFINGAPIGLGPRVPMIVISPWSRGGRVNSEVFDHTSVLRFLENWTGVREPNISAWRRTVCGDLMSAFDFTTSNRTFPALPDTKKLLADLAEQDKKLLPPLFPPLIQHQPEIEPGDRPALPIGYRFGSSSRTDTAKGLLWITLDNLGRLGAGISMYTVNFRKFGAWQYTLPAGGQVTDYFSALGVSGGPYDIDAHGPDGFLRGYKGDVLTWTNPAKAHPEVSSVEQPDGVHLTLTNQGGKPAVFTVSTNSALGAPTAQSPKSLTVAPGGTASTVLAPTAVGRYDYTVTADTADGFERRFAGRLQP; encoded by the coding sequence ATGTCGCCCATCTCCCGCCGCGCCCTGCTGGGCTCGGCCGTCGCGTCCGGTGCCGCGCTCGGTGTCGGGGCCCTCCCCGGGGCGCTCCAGCAGGCGCTGGCCGCACCGGCCGCGCGCGGCACGCTGGACGACGTGGAGCATGTCGTCGTCCTGATGCAGGAGAACCGCTCCTTCGACCACTACTTCGGCGCCCTCTCCGGCGTCCGCGGCTACGGCGACACCTCGCGGGTCCGCTTCCCGAACGGCTCGGACGTCCTGCACCAGCGGATGCTCGGCACCGTCGGCGGCACCACCCTGCTGCCCTGGCACCTGGACACCTCGACCAGCGACGCCCAGCGGATCTTCGACCTCGACCACTCCTGGAGCGGCACCCACAGCGCCTGGGCCGACGGCCGGTACAGCAACTGGATCCCGGCCAAGACCTGGTGGACCATGGGCTACTACCGCCGCCAGGACATCCCCTTCCAGTACGCCCTCGCCGACGCCTTCACCGTCTGTGACCAGTACTTCTGCTCCACCATGGCGTCCACCGACCCCAACCGCCTCTACCTCTGGTCGGGCACGGTCGACCCGCACGGCCTCGGCGGCGGCCCGGTGACCGACAACAGCAGGAGCGGCTTCACCTGGACGACCTACCCGGAGCGCCTGCAGGCCGCGGGCATCTCCTGGAAGGTCTACCAGCAGCAGGACAACTACGACGACAACGCGCTCGCCTGGTTCAAGTCCTTCCAGTCCGCCCCGCAGGACTCCCCGCTGTACGTCAACGGCATGGCCCGACGCGGCGCCGACGACTTCGCGCAGGACGTCGCCGCCGGCCGGCTCCCGGCGGTCAGCTGGGTGGTGGCCCCCGAGGCTCAGTCCGAACACCCCAACCACCCGCCTGCGGCCGGCGCGGACTTCACCTCCTCGTACGTGCTGGAGGCGCTCGCCGCGCACCCGGAAGTCTGGGCGAAGACCGTGGTGCTGCTGAACTACGACGAGAACGACGGCTTCTTCGACCACGTCGTCCCGCCGACCGCACCCGAGGGCACTCCCGACGAGTTCATCAACGGCGCACCGATCGGTCTGGGGCCGCGCGTGCCGATGATCGTGATCTCACCCTGGAGCCGCGGCGGCCGGGTCAACTCCGAGGTGTTCGACCACACCTCCGTGCTGCGATTCCTGGAGAACTGGACGGGCGTGCGCGAGCCCAACATCTCCGCCTGGCGCCGCACCGTCTGCGGAGACCTGATGTCCGCCTTCGACTTCACGACCAGCAACCGCACGTTCCCCGCCCTCCCGGACACCAAGAAGCTGCTGGCCGACCTCGCCGAGCAGGACAAGAAGCTGCTGCCGCCGCTCTTCCCGCCGCTGATCCAGCACCAGCCGGAGATCGAGCCCGGCGACCGGCCCGCCCTTCCGATCGGCTACCGCTTCGGCTCCTCTTCGCGCACGGACACCGCCAAGGGCCTGCTCTGGATCACCCTCGACAACCTGGGCCGGCTCGGCGCGGGCATCTCGATGTACACGGTGAACTTCCGCAAGTTCGGCGCCTGGCAGTACACCCTTCCGGCGGGCGGCCAGGTCACCGACTACTTCAGCGCCCTCGGCGTCAGCGGCGGCCCGTACGACATCGACGCACACGGCCCCGACGGCTTCCTGCGCGGCTACAAGGGCGACGTCCTCACCTGGACCAACCCGGCGAAGGCCCACCCGGAGGTCTCCTCGGTCGAACAGCCGGACGGCGTCCACCTCACCCTGACCAACCAGGGCGGCAAGCCCGCCGTCTTCACCGTCTCCACCAACTCGGCCCTGGGAGCCCCCACCGCGCAGTCCCCGAAGAGCCTCACCGTTGCTCCCGGCGGCACCGCGAGCACCGTCCTCGCCCCGACCGCAGTCGGCCGCTACGACTACACCGTCACCGCCGACACCGCCGACGGCTTCGAGCGCCGCTTCGCCGGCCGTCTCCAGCCCTGA
- a CDS encoding Dyp-type peroxidase codes for MPNDLKLRESDDIQGDVIAGFKKDQMTLLFLKFEDAARARTWVKRLAPQISTTRQVATFNAAFRKARNSSGGDDPQSLKATWTNVSFTYEGLKVLTGKEPLPSVRPGGTFEAFKQGSDKRALGDTGDSSPENWLFGDGKGQTVHAVITIASDTVQDLRAAITEQREAAAQAKIVIVFQQNGETLPGSRRGKEHFGFKDGVSEPGVIGYDEPDPEKPEYVKGKHGTRLIPPGEFLLGHDRIGGIPYDTPPDWAANGSFHVVRRLAQDVPSWWAQVAVQLKVLKKAKVVPDEATTEWLAARLVGRWRSGTPVAKCPNADMPSNALSGDDNDFGYRNDPEGFTTPLFSHLRKTNPRDGLLEAPGAEPFPEKPVMDRRRIMRRGSPYGAPFDPASDGPGGPDAPRGLLFVSYQSDLVEQFEFIQKSWINNVNFPPGRSKKPGPDPMVGPTGKVNFESPGATTELSFSQFVTTEGSVYAFAPSLTTLRYLGDGRLTDKLPSTVRPTDAFLPIPDMQRDKGKSWYWAYGTGSEGPVCRTISIADGNEHKDVVERPDRPLTTWPIYEGVSKVDAILPVPDEQRINGRSRYWLFHTTEGQQVYRLISIADRAEQGLPPGSVGAVDRPDRPISAWASFSGIFQVDAFLPVPDMQRVNGKSYYWLFHTFLGQQVYRLISIADGSAHNDVIERGDRSLNLWQSLAGISKIDEFLAVPDMQRINGLSLFWVFHQDKYRIISIADGAAHNDQVAVEDRALTLWKSLTG; via the coding sequence ATGCCAAACGACCTGAAGCTGCGTGAGAGCGACGACATCCAGGGCGACGTGATCGCGGGTTTCAAGAAGGACCAGATGACGCTGCTCTTCCTCAAGTTCGAGGACGCAGCGCGGGCGCGCACCTGGGTGAAGCGCCTGGCCCCCCAGATCTCCACCACCAGACAGGTGGCCACCTTCAACGCGGCCTTCCGCAAGGCCAGGAACAGCTCCGGTGGCGACGACCCGCAGTCGCTGAAGGCCACCTGGACCAACGTCAGCTTCACCTACGAGGGCCTGAAGGTCCTGACCGGCAAGGAGCCGCTGCCCTCGGTGCGACCCGGCGGCACCTTCGAGGCCTTCAAGCAGGGCTCGGACAAGCGAGCCCTCGGCGACACCGGCGACAGCTCCCCGGAGAACTGGCTCTTCGGCGACGGCAAGGGCCAGACCGTCCACGCGGTGATCACCATCGCCTCCGACACCGTCCAGGACCTCCGGGCGGCCATCACCGAGCAGCGCGAGGCCGCCGCCCAGGCCAAGATCGTGATCGTCTTCCAGCAGAACGGCGAGACCCTGCCGGGCAGCCGGCGGGGCAAGGAGCACTTCGGCTTCAAGGACGGCGTCAGCGAGCCGGGCGTGATCGGCTACGACGAGCCGGACCCGGAGAAGCCCGAGTACGTCAAGGGCAAGCACGGCACCCGGCTGATCCCGCCCGGGGAGTTCCTGCTCGGCCACGACCGGATCGGCGGGATCCCCTACGACACGCCGCCGGACTGGGCCGCCAACGGCAGCTTCCACGTGGTGCGGCGGCTCGCCCAGGACGTCCCCAGCTGGTGGGCGCAGGTCGCCGTCCAGCTGAAGGTCCTCAAGAAGGCCAAGGTGGTGCCGGACGAGGCCACCACCGAGTGGCTGGCCGCCCGCCTGGTCGGCCGCTGGCGCTCGGGCACGCCCGTCGCCAAGTGCCCGAACGCCGACATGCCGTCCAACGCGCTCTCGGGCGACGACAACGACTTCGGCTACCGCAACGACCCGGAGGGGTTCACCACTCCCCTCTTCTCGCACCTGCGCAAGACCAACCCCCGGGACGGTCTGCTGGAAGCGCCCGGTGCTGAGCCCTTCCCCGAGAAGCCGGTCATGGACCGCCGCAGGATCATGCGTCGCGGCTCTCCGTACGGCGCACCGTTCGACCCCGCCTCGGACGGCCCGGGCGGCCCCGACGCCCCGCGCGGACTGCTCTTCGTCTCCTACCAGTCCGACCTGGTCGAGCAGTTCGAGTTCATCCAGAAGTCCTGGATCAACAACGTGAACTTCCCGCCGGGCCGCAGCAAGAAGCCCGGCCCCGACCCGATGGTCGGCCCGACCGGCAAGGTCAACTTCGAGTCCCCGGGCGCCACGACCGAGCTGAGCTTCAGCCAGTTCGTCACCACCGAGGGGTCGGTCTACGCCTTCGCCCCGTCCCTCACCACGCTGCGCTACCTCGGCGACGGGCGGCTCACCGACAAGCTGCCGAGCACCGTCCGGCCGACCGACGCCTTCCTGCCGATCCCCGACATGCAGCGGGACAAGGGCAAGAGCTGGTACTGGGCGTACGGAACCGGCAGCGAGGGACCGGTCTGCCGGACCATCTCCATCGCCGACGGCAACGAGCACAAGGACGTCGTCGAACGGCCCGACCGCCCGCTGACGACCTGGCCGATCTACGAGGGCGTGTCGAAGGTGGACGCGATCCTGCCGGTCCCGGACGAGCAGCGGATCAACGGCAGGAGCCGGTACTGGCTGTTCCACACCACCGAGGGGCAGCAGGTCTACCGGCTGATCTCGATCGCGGACCGAGCGGAGCAGGGGCTCCCGCCGGGATCGGTGGGCGCCGTCGACCGGCCCGACCGGCCGATCTCAGCCTGGGCCTCGTTCAGCGGGATCTTCCAGGTGGACGCCTTCCTGCCGGTGCCGGACATGCAGCGGGTGAACGGGAAGAGCTACTACTGGCTGTTCCACACCTTCCTCGGGCAGCAGGTCTACCGCCTGATCTCGATCGCGGACGGCAGCGCGCACAACGACGTCATCGAGCGCGGTGACCGCTCGCTGAACCTCTGGCAGTCGCTGGCCGGCATCTCGAAGATCGACGAGTTCCTCGCCGTACCGGACATGCAGCGGATCAACGGGCTGAGCCTGTTCTGGGTCTTCCACCAGGACAAGTACCGGATCATCTCCATCGCCGACGGTGCCGCGCACAACGACCAGGTCGCGGTCGAGGACCGCGCACTCACCCTGTGGAAGTCCCTGACCGGCTGA
- a CDS encoding galactose oxidase early set domain-containing protein yields the protein MSRRNLPASGGQPPTRRAPASRRMLSAIAACAVSAVTATTVLATAVPVAAYSHHGDHGDTPSATRAEVAPGEAQSGEAKPGEAKPAQVKPVEVNPDEAAALGKEHAEEHARTRMALGAVGEYPQSTRTERLNALASSQAAANIGFDAAEFGRFREYFQSPDFAAHIAMLPTGKVLLFSFERIESNPQKEPAPTDTIGKENAGRAFLWDPAKGTGPTAFTKVTPPVVNMPDGKNEPRPAPFFCAGHSFLPNGMLGVFGGNLGGNGGTGAKLSLVFDPWQEVWYQNKDMTVGRWYPSVVTGADGRQLIMSGQSELGWGTPTPIVERFPAKNTPVPFLKTDKPQGYAVDRFKADAPFKWDYPHLFSLRDGKIYGLGRAPDQQWLFDINSETRTDLPARPDGMKRNYGSAVPLPAGFKGPDSVLVLGGNRDDPNTYQLVGGKWTTEKPRAFGRTQDDTLILPDASLLTVNGAFDIRDYGNGDKNPNADLKYRQTEMRDQNGNWRLGPVQRLPRGYHSNAVVLPDGRIMVTGDELQQLANDPDITDDMNGSIEIYEPAYLQQGGRPNLGIVFNPSVGYNDKITVSSSTANDVTRAVLLAPTTATHSVNTSQRHLDLRIKSRSGNFLELQAPPSAAAAPPGYYMLFLLNEEGVPSTAGWVQLKPTSGGQTGGQADAVN from the coding sequence ATGTCCCGCAGGAATCTGCCCGCGTCCGGCGGACAGCCGCCGACCAGGAGGGCCCCCGCCTCCCGGAGGATGCTGTCCGCGATCGCGGCCTGTGCCGTATCCGCCGTGACCGCCACGACGGTGCTCGCCACCGCCGTCCCGGTGGCCGCCTACAGCCATCACGGGGACCACGGTGACACCCCGTCGGCCACCCGGGCGGAGGTCGCGCCGGGTGAGGCCCAATCGGGCGAGGCCAAGCCCGGCGAGGCCAAGCCGGCCCAGGTGAAACCGGTCGAGGTCAACCCGGACGAGGCCGCGGCGCTCGGCAAGGAGCACGCCGAGGAGCACGCCAGGACCAGGATGGCTCTGGGGGCCGTCGGCGAGTACCCGCAGAGCACCCGGACCGAGCGCCTCAACGCGCTGGCCTCGTCCCAGGCGGCCGCCAACATCGGCTTCGACGCGGCGGAGTTCGGCAGGTTCCGGGAGTACTTCCAGTCCCCGGACTTCGCCGCCCACATCGCGATGCTGCCGACCGGCAAGGTGCTGCTGTTCTCCTTCGAGCGTATCGAGAGCAACCCGCAGAAGGAGCCCGCGCCGACCGACACCATCGGCAAGGAGAACGCCGGCCGCGCCTTCCTCTGGGATCCGGCCAAGGGCACCGGCCCCACCGCGTTCACCAAGGTGACTCCTCCGGTGGTCAACATGCCGGACGGGAAGAACGAACCCCGCCCCGCGCCGTTCTTCTGCGCCGGCCACTCCTTCCTGCCCAACGGGATGCTGGGGGTCTTCGGCGGCAACCTCGGCGGCAACGGCGGCACCGGCGCCAAGCTGTCCCTGGTCTTCGACCCTTGGCAGGAAGTCTGGTACCAGAACAAGGACATGACGGTGGGCCGGTGGTACCCGTCGGTGGTCACCGGCGCGGACGGACGGCAGTTGATCATGTCCGGCCAGTCCGAGCTGGGCTGGGGCACCCCCACCCCGATCGTCGAGCGCTTCCCCGCCAAGAACACGCCGGTGCCCTTCCTCAAGACGGACAAGCCGCAGGGCTACGCGGTGGACAGGTTCAAGGCCGACGCGCCGTTCAAGTGGGACTACCCGCACCTGTTCTCGCTGCGCGACGGCAAGATCTACGGTCTCGGCCGGGCCCCCGACCAGCAGTGGCTCTTCGACATCAACAGCGAGACCCGGACCGACCTGCCGGCCCGCCCGGACGGCATGAAGCGCAACTACGGCTCCGCCGTACCGCTGCCCGCCGGCTTCAAGGGGCCCGACTCGGTCCTGGTCCTCGGCGGCAATCGGGACGACCCGAACACGTACCAGCTGGTCGGTGGCAAGTGGACCACCGAGAAGCCCCGGGCCTTCGGGCGGACCCAGGACGACACCCTCATCCTGCCGGACGCCAGCCTGCTCACGGTCAACGGCGCCTTCGACATCCGCGACTACGGCAACGGCGACAAGAACCCCAACGCGGATCTGAAGTACCGCCAGACCGAAATGCGTGACCAGAACGGGAACTGGAGGCTCGGCCCCGTCCAGCGGCTGCCGCGCGGCTACCACTCCAACGCGGTGGTGCTCCCGGACGGCCGGATCATGGTCACCGGCGACGAGCTCCAGCAGCTCGCCAACGACCCGGACATCACGGACGACATGAACGGCAGCATCGAGATCTACGAGCCGGCCTACCTCCAGCAGGGCGGCCGTCCGAACCTCGGCATCGTCTTCAACCCGTCCGTCGGCTACAACGACAAGATCACGGTGAGCAGCAGCACCGCCAACGACGTCACCCGCGCCGTCCTGTTGGCACCGACCACCGCGACCCACTCGGTCAACACCAGCCAGCGCCATCTCGACCTGCGCATCAAGAGCCGCAGCGGCAAC
- the lepB gene encoding signal peptidase I — MVVLGLAAALFIKTCLFQVFTIPSGSMENTLRIGDRVAVNKLAPLFGWKPQAGQPVVFKDPGAWLPPQADTGNAVSGAVGDVLSFVGVLPPKGDNYLVKRVIATGGQTVQCRGTTLRVDGRSVSEPYLHPGDDSCAGLDFGPVTVPKGYVWVEGDHRSDSADSRYHREGPGGGAVPVTNVVGPASAVVWPLNHLDWFGWAGT; from the coding sequence ATGGTGGTGCTGGGGCTGGCGGCGGCGCTGTTCATCAAGACCTGCCTGTTCCAGGTGTTCACCATCCCGTCCGGTTCGATGGAGAACACTCTGCGGATCGGCGACCGGGTGGCCGTCAACAAGCTGGCGCCGCTGTTCGGGTGGAAACCGCAGGCGGGGCAGCCGGTGGTGTTCAAGGACCCGGGAGCCTGGCTGCCTCCGCAGGCGGACACCGGCAACGCGGTGTCGGGCGCTGTCGGTGACGTCCTCAGCTTCGTCGGGGTGCTGCCGCCCAAGGGCGACAACTACCTGGTCAAGCGGGTGATCGCGACCGGTGGCCAGACCGTCCAGTGCCGCGGGACGACGCTGCGCGTGGACGGCCGGTCGGTCAGCGAGCCGTATCTCCACCCCGGGGACGACTCCTGCGCGGGTCTGGACTTCGGCCCGGTGACCGTGCCGAAGGGGTACGTCTGGGTGGAGGGCGACCACCGCAGTGACTCTGCGGACTCGCGCTACCACCGCGAGGGGCCCGGCGGCGGCGCGGTGCCGGTGACCAACGTGGTCGGCCCGGCCTCAGCGGTGGTCTGGCCGCTCAATCACCTTGACTGGTTCGGCTGGGCCGGCACCTGA